The DNA region GTCTATGCGATATTTTATCGGAACGTAAAATACATTAGGACGTGCATCTCTCACAATCTCGATATGATTCACACAAATTAAATGTGTTCTTACAGTATGACATAGTGAGAGTActcaacattttaatacaaacagGGCCTTCCTGAGCACTGGCATCACAATCaccataatcataataataataatattaattaataattataatggtGTTATGcgttactgtttattttaaggactttaacacaataaaaaaaaaatttatgaacATGTTTTCAGGTTTATAAAGTATTCTTGCATCTTTAATTTCTCTAACCTCATCATttgcttcattcattcattcattcaatgaCACACGATTTCCTCTGTCTTCATGTTTCCATAGAAGCTTCAAAAGATTGGCGTGAGTACATCTCCACTAAAGCCTCAGACACCTCCAAGAGAGCGCAGCCTCCCTCCCCGACCTCGCTCACTTATCCTAGGAGCTCCTCTTCTCAGTCGGAAGGAAGTGCAGcaggaggaagatgaggaggTATTCGGAGAGGAGGCCATGGAAGATGCTCCAGCCAGCGCTGGCGGAGAACGGACTGTAGAGGGCAGCAGTGCCACGGAGAACGGTTATGGAGAGCTGACAGGATCGTTCGGCTCCAAGAATGAGCCTGGTGTGGTCACCTTGGAGTTTGGAGTGGCCAGAATGACCTGCTAGAGACACTTCAGAACttgattttgaaaaattaagGAACCTAGGAGGACTGGATTAAAAAAGATGTATATCCTGTTGTGAGAAAGACAGAGTATGTttggtaagtgtgtgtgtgtgtgtgtgtgtgtgtgtgtgtgtgtgtgtgtgtgtgtgtgtttgtgtgtgtgtgtgtgtgagagagcacgCCCATGTGCACAGTTGTTTACTCTACATGATTGCACTGCACTCATGTATGATAGACAAAGAAATAATTGGAGGGATTCAAAAATGTATCCCTTAATGTAAATTCATTGTTATATCTGTCAAttcaaatgttatttctgtcatcaactacatttaaaaaaaaagcttgttttttgtttttgtttgctcattttttaaagaatgtcaatagcactaaaaagaaaagattaaacAAAGAGCTGATGGACTTGTGACTCAAATTTTTAGGTGTTTGGATTTACAACTTAATTTATTCATTGTCACTTGCTGTTATCTTGAAGGGTGGAAAGATTAATGCTGTCCAGAATGAAGGAAGACTGTAGAGATGCCTTATACACAAGTGTCCCGTGTGCAGTGTGGTCGATTAGGGGAGGTTAAGTTAGGGGCCCAAAAGGTTAATGTGATGTCATAgagcaggtcaaaggtcattttTGTTTACAGGTGATTAAACGAGGTAACAATAAATCATTACAGCTACTAATGTAAATGAAGAATCTAAAGCCATCTGTCATTGCcacataaaaaataagcaattgTCAATACAcacatccagtcttttatgctcaccaaggctacatttacttgataaaaatatcataaaagcagtaattgtaattgcaatgttaatattttaaaatgccatttattcctgtaatggcaaagctaaatACTCTTGTCCTAAATGTCACATGATCTAATGTACGCTGACTAAAGATTTCTGCTTATTTTactcaaattatatatatatatatatatatatatatatattcatattgaaACTGTTCTACATGAAATGCTACAGTATTTCATAtgttaaaaatcttaattattcaAAACCTTTGAGTTTTGACcagtatatattaataaaactgactgcacaaaaatacagtgtaaatgCTTGTGGCCAAAATgtctattaaattaatatttgggATTTAGGAATACTTGGCAAGTCTAAACATAATTTGGCGTGGTAACTTGTGTAGagtcacattttttatttattttttttacatactatGATTTGGGACATGGTAATCTGATTTGAACAGATAGTATATGAATTTGGCATACATCGCTAAAGTTAAGCTGATTACGAAAGTGtcttatattttttcatgtgtACTCCAATAAGGGCCAATTGCTTCATTCTGTAGAGAACCATCTCATAATGGTGAGAGACTGTCCGTGTCTTACCACATTTCCAGATGTAAGTACTCGTCCGTCATCCATCTTGCATTTGTAAGCACGTCCTAAAAGTGATTATTAGGCCCAAACCCTCGGGACTGTATTACTGACTGGAAGAGGATCACTAGGCGAAATGGGAATTAGTACTAATCCCTGCAAACGTGGCCCTAGACGATAGTCTGCTGCATGCCtgtaaagacataaacacaaTATCCAGCATGAGCGTGAAATGTGTGTACCTCAAGTCTTTTGTCCTTAATCTAAACAGGCATAACTCACTGAAGTTGATTtgatttgcacatttaaaaaaaatcaatgcagtGGTGAAGACAGAATAAGtaaattagtttatttgatAAGCACCTAGGTTCATCCAAATTACCCAAGGCATTATGAAACCACTCATTTTTCTAATGGGCACTGTCTAAGTCAGTATTTATGGCGGTTATGGAGCTGTATGTGATTCTTTATAAAAACAGGCATTTTATGGAACAACTGTCTCCGGTAAACAAATTTTGTCACTTCCTTTCATTTCCTCACTCAATATCAGTTTTTCTGTTCGTTTATGAGTTAAAAACCTTTCTATATCCGTCtatattttctaaaattctGTTAATTATTGTAAGCTTTATTGTAAATCTCACCTTCTACCAGAGGTCACAATAGAATGTAAAGCTGTGTCACGTGACTCCGTAAGCTGGGTTTGTTTTGCAAATCTGCGCACCGGTGTCGGGACGTGAAATGCATCCGCGGGTCAGACTGTATTAATAAGACGCTAAAGCCGCTCAACTCTTATTACAGGAAAAAAGGAATTCTGGTTAGAGAGCTGGGCCCTATAAAAGTGTACCATGACATATTTCACAACACTTATGAGCCACGCGGGTTTCCTCGGGAATTTCCTTTGGGTTTTTCAGAACGGCAGTGTtatatttactttcataatCATTCATATTGTACAACACAGCGTGAACATTGTTTCAGGAAATGTTATAACGTCACAGTCCTTATTTTAATCTAAGATATGCTATTCTGAAAACCGCTAAATATTCCCAAAATGCCTCTTGGCTAATTAACcttacatttattgtaattatattgtaattatttcttaatttgtcatttgtcaCTTTCTCTCACAATATGACATCATCTCATGTGCCTCAATCTCATAATTGTTATCTTGTGATGTATGTGATGTATTTCTTATTTTGAAAGGTTTCAAATGAAGAAAACGAAGATATTTCAAAATGAGAAATACATCATAGCAAATaaaacagtatatgtacagagTACACAGATTCCTTTCGATAAGCATTATGGCACCAATCATCATGAAAATCAGTTGATTTTAGTATGAAATCCCAAATCTAGTGGCGACTGAAGTATTTTGACCCTGGTGTGCTTTGGCTGATTCCTTCTCATACTGATTATGCTAATCACATAAAGACGCTACCCCATCTATCTATTAACACAATGAACAGCTCTGGTTtcagatgatgatgaggatACATATGACCTGACAACAATGTTTGAACAATCTCTTTTTCAATTGCATTTGTTAATCTTGTCTGTGGGAAGGTTAAACACAGTTTGAGGCTAAATGGTTTATAGCACTCTTTGTCTTCTATTTGACTGTCAACTGCATTACATCCCGGTTCATGAGAAGATTGGTTTTAGGCTTAAAACACTGCCATTATTGATGTCCCTGATCCAGTCTGGCCTTGACAAACTCCACAATAAGAGCTGTGTGCTTTGAAGAATCTGCACACACCTTTGTCCTTTTCAGCTGAAGATAATGTGGGGAAAGCAGCATTGTAAAATCTGGGCAACACACCCTTATTAGCAAACAGTCCAGCTCTATTCTGTCCAAATGTCCTAGTTTGTTTCTCAAGAGAGTTTTGTCCTTGGCAGCAACAGAGATGTCACACTAGGGGTGGATGATGTAAGCACTGTGTTTATCCACCGAGGTGAATCCTAAAACACGGGTTGCAAACTAaagtctctttctgtttcttcatgttgGCCTCTTAACTTTACTCATGTGGTTCTGGTTAATTTTTCTCCATGTACCCTCAAGCAGACAGGCCTCCTGTGGCCCAGAGAGAGAAGAACAAGTATACAAACCCAAACTGACCTAAAGAAACAACGGGTGTGGTGGCACATTCTGTCCGCCATGCTTCAGGATCTGCTGACAGAAATGGCAAACACAGGTGGGGAGTTTTGGTCCAGTGCAGCAGACCTGGAACCAAAGTTAAATCAGAAGCCTGACCTCACTAAAACGGCTGCATGGTAGTTTAccatcacacatacacacactgcacactGCGGCCCCCTCCCCTTTACATTGTGTGAATGTAGACATTGTTTCATGCCAGTGAGGTGGAAGAGGAAACCTGTATACAGATAGGGGTGGATGGGCTGGCACATCAGTTACATGGGGATTTTTTAAGGCTGTCTTAAGGGATTCTTAAAAATATGGGAAGAGGCTCAAATAAATGAGGATatggtattattatttagcaCTGATGTCTTTCAGAGTTGTAcgtaaatatactgtaaatgtatatatataatttgtgatTGTGTTCTAGACTTGTGATTTGTACACCTGTAAATGTCTTTGAAATTATTAGAATCTTAAAGAATCTCACAGaagtttttatagtaaatagaatctatatttatattaagtagCATATTATAAGTGGTATTGATATTAATTAGGTAAGGTTTCCCCGGTCCTAAATGAGGGCTAACCATAGTGGATTACCATTTGCTAACTGCAATTTAATGTTACAGCAACTGACTTACCTTTGCTTTATTCTTATATTTGCAGTGGCTGAAATcttcaacaaataataattatttcacaaaaagtAGGGCAGCGCTCTCTCATCAGTTATAATGGTTGCACCGTCCTCATCCATATGTGAACGACTAGAAAAATCATGGGAAAGTCACTAACAAATACATTGTTCGAAAGGTGTGGGAACCCAGTGTATTAGCACTgccaaaatatttataacatataatgTTTCTCACCAAATGTCACCCCTGATGTGTATATTTCAAcgactaaaaaaagaaaacccaaaAGCTTTCAGTTGTTTAGTTACTATTGCACACAATTGGACTAACTAATTGGTGTTGTGTAACAGTGGAGGAGTGTGGTAACTGGAGTCCCCCTGGGCCCATATGCTGGAAGCAGATGGACTGCGTGTTATTAAGGGGTAAGTTGAATATGATCAACCACTCCAGACGGCCTGAAACAGGTGAGGACCACCAGCGTGAGCTGATCTAATCTCATTTAAATTTCATCAGCCATTTCTCTAAACCGATTTCAAGTGTGTGTTGtgaatgcattcattataagTGAGTGAAATGTTTATCTAAATCTGCCTCATGTCTTCATACTTGTAATTTCTCTAatcagcagcttttgcttaaaTCCTAAGTACAGACGCTACGGCAACCACATAACTCGCATGTTTTCTTGAGCTTTTTCATCTGAGGGGGATTTTCAGTggcttattttcatttacactgAGAGGTTTGTGCTCATTCTATTTATTTCCCCTAACACTCTTGATCGTTATAGCATTTCTGGAAACGTTCCACATGTGATTGCCTTTTAGAACAAATCCATAAGGCAACACTAATTCCATTATGACCCTCATAAAAACATGagtaaaaaatgctaaaactttCTGTCTATTatgtacacacacgcacacatatttGTATGTTGCACTCACAAACACATGACGACAATTGTGAtgtcaaaaaaacaataaacattctTTACAGCCCGTATGTAGATGAATATCACGCCTCTTCAATGAGATAGAGAGAATAATTGAAGCAAGAAAGAGGAGAAGGATATGTGATGTTTGCCGTGTGGGGGAtgagggtgtgtttgtgtgtacggAGGGGGTGAGCTGTGGGGGCGGAGAAAAAAGTGCTGGCTTGCCTCCAGCGCTGACGAAAGCTGCTTAACCCTCCCAGTTACCATAGAGACTGTCAGGCGCAGCCaccagtgagagagaaagagagcgaggtAGGGAGAACACCAACAAGCGAAGACAGCGGATAGAAGTGGAGAGGGAGAGGAAAGGGAAAGAAGCCGTCAGAGACAGGGTGAAataaagagagaagaagaaagaaacaaaaacagagggTGCAGCAGACATAGTGGCAGAGATGGAGGTTCAAAACGAATGCAGTGAACCGCCTCCATGTGATCCTCAGCCACCAGGAAAGCTCAACAAAGCCGCCTTCAAGCTGTTCGGCAAGCGCAAGTCCGGCAGCAGCATGCCGAGCATCTTCTCTGTCAAGAACAAAGGGGAGTCCACCGGTAAAGCCACTGGCAAAACACTGGAGCTTGTTAGGAGCAAAACACATGATGGCTTAATAACGGACAGTCCTTCAGAGCTTGATGGCCACCGGAAAGAGGAATCTGCCAGTAGTGACCAGCTCCACGCCGGCACGCCAGATGGTGTGTCCGCTGCCCCCCTCCGCAGCTCCATCAGCAAGTCTTTCAGCTTCTTCTCTTTACTGCGTCGAAGCAGTAGCCGTACAGCAGATGGAACTACTACGGTGGGACGGCGAGGAAGAGGACTAAAGGGGCTGTTTAGCAGCATGCGTTGGCGGCGGAAGCCCCAGGTTCAAGAGGACTCCTTAGAGGTGGCCAAGGAGGTGAAGGAGGGAGACCTAATACTTTCCTCTAGCTCCGGCAGTGTGAAAATGGAGAAGGACATGACACTAACTCTTGAGCCCCTGCCTCAAGTGTTTGAGGAGACTCCTATCCCAGGGGAAGCTGAAAAATGGAAGGCACCGTCTATGCAGGAATTACAGGGTACTAATGAATTGGAGTGTAGTGAATGCGGTCCTTCTCTTTCGCAACAACATACAGTCACAGAGGAGTCTCCAGCTCCATCCCCTTCTCCAATCCGAGCCCAGACAGAAGGGCTCCAACATGATAAACATAGTAGTTCAACACACTTGTCCTCCATTCCGACCTGCGCTTTGACCCCACCAATGGAGCACAGCACAGCCGACCCACAATCTGAGCAATCTGTGGATCGCCTATGTTCCATGTTCACCGATGTTACTTCACTAAAGAGCTTTGATTCTTTAACAGGCTGTGGTGACATCATCGCTGATCCAGAAGAGGATTCTGGGAATGGGGGAAGTGCCACGAGCAGTGGAACCGGTAGCAGTAGTGGAGGATGCATGGGTCGCAGATTAAGCGGAGCCGGGACAAATTCAGAGAGATGCTCTCCTGCCAAGCCTCCACTTCCTCCTCAGGTCAGTAGTCTTACATCTATCCATGCTTCTTGCTATATGCCAGCCCACCAAAGACCACGTGCAGCCCCTAAAAAGCCACAAGGCAGTGGAGTTGTCGCCTACATGGGTGGAGGAGAGGAGATGGCTAGTCCAGAGGGTGTTGATGATGCTGACATGCAGGGTCTATGGCATATGCTGCCCCAGAAAGGTGAAGACTCCCCAGCTCTGAGACGTACAGAGCCTGTCCTCCATCATGCACCGAACCGGCTTGAGAAAAGGCCACCACAAGTAAAGGCACTTGGTCTTAGTAAGATTCCTGTGAGTGGAGGCAGTAAGATGGGAAAGCAGCAACCCTCACGTCCCTCACCTCCCCCTGTCGATAAAGAACTCCAGGATGCGCCACCGAGTGATGAAGGCTACTGGGATTCTCCCACACCTGGCCCAGAAGATGAGGACAGCACCTTTCTACGTCGGGAAGGTTTGCTGAGGGATAGCTGCTCTGGAGATGCACTTTATGACCTCTACGATCCTGACAGCCCTAGTGCTGCTGGCTCAGATGATGATGTGAGTTCGCCAACAAAATCTGCAGGTGATCTAAAAATGAACTTGCCTTCCCCGAAATGCTCGTCTTCCGCCACTTCCTCATTCCGTTCCATGAAAGGCAGCACCAGCCTACCTCGAGATTCCAAGATCCCTATTAGTGTTAGGCAAACACCACCTTCCCACTCTTCTAGCCAAGGTGCACTGTCTTCCAATCTTAGCCCAACTTCAACCACCCCTCCTAAAAAGACTGATGCCCCACAACGCACTCGAATCCCTGTCTCGAAGGTTCCTGTTCGTCGTTCCGGCAACAAGAGTACCCCCACCACACAAAGCAGGAAGTAGAGATCTTGGAGGCCCATCAGATGTTTCTGACAATACAAATTTATCACAAGAGCTTTAGgccaaaacataatttttttttatataaaacaatcaaTTTACACTTTGATTTCACCCATCTTCCGAGGACTGTatctttactgtgtttttatatcttcaaaataatttttttgttatgtgtCGCATATTACACCCTGTGATTAAGAGTTTTGTAGAATGCACTGCAATATGTAACACATGACGtgcataataatgttttttttgtaaacacagAGAAATAATAAGGTGAGAATGCTGATCCTAAGAAGAATGTTTAATATCAAAAGCTTCTCATTTCCTTCCATCGGATCAGTGAAACTGTACTAATTTCTTGCTCTGTCATCCCACAAGCACTGTGTAAAACACAGCTGCAGTCTTTTATCTCTCCAGCATCTTATATGTAATGAATTTGGAGAACTATGTGAGACTAAACCAAGCACTTCAGACACTCCTAAATAAAGCTGCATGGAGTCTTGTACATTTAAACTGGATCAGGGAACAGCCTTTTGTTCAAGACACTCTTTCGTATCACACAACGTGACTTCCTATTGAtattgatgaaaagaaaaacattctttttaCAGAATCTTCACTTTtcttactctttttttattggACAAGGACTTCCCTATGACCTCACTGTGGATATTTGTGCACTGCTCGTTTTGTCTTTTGGAAAACACGacttgcaaaaaataaatcccTGGATTGTGAGTATCCTCCTTTTCACAGTGATTTATACTACTCTCGCTAACCTGGACATACTGAGCTGGATATTTTTGAATGTAGCATGACATCACTCTACACGAAGGTCTGTTTAATTTGCCTGCTCACTGctcaataaataaaaggagagagagatatgGAGAAGCCCATATGTATCATGAATTATCTGTCTTCCATCATGTGACCATTCTTCTCTCTGGAGATGTTGTCACCCTTTAGCTCTAAGACTTGGACTGGGCTTATAGGAAGTGTTTTCAAGAGAGCAGTCACTGCAGAAATCATCttcttaatcagtatttttggtGAATTTTCTAGTATAAAAACACCAAGATAACCTTAAACAACAtaaattgaaattacatttgaaaaaaaaaatgtttacaagaaAAATAGCGATTAAGAAATAGATTTAATGCAGTGTTTGGCTCGATCCACCAGTCAGTAATACAGTTTTTACTCTGTTTTTCTTAACAACTAGgacatttaatttgtaaactgtaaaacactTTTCTCTTCAGAAGGTTCATGAcatgccttctttcttttatatacttcctttctttaaattgttctttatttaataaataaaacatctctCTGTGTACATCCAGGAAGTGGACATCTATTCAAGTGTGAATGCATGCATCATTTTCCACACACAAAACAGGGTCATGTGGGCAGCTTAGACGTTAGCTGTTTTAATCGCAAAGACATAAAGAGCATCACGGTTGTCTTTTTTTGCAGCCAGCCACAGTCTGCTGGGATTTAAATCCCACCCCGTTAGGAAGGAAGAAGAAAGCTGGTCTAGGTTCAGCTGTCGGCATGAATCCGGTTGACAAAGGGAGGTGTTTACTGTGGGTTATGGGGGAGAATTATGGGCTTCCATTGTCATGGATCTGTTATTGATGTGGTTTTGGGATAGTGAGGTGAAAGAAGGAAGTGCGTGTGGAGTGAATACAGATAAGAAAGCTATGCTCGATTTAGTGCTTGTTCATTAAGGCCAAGTGGATAGAGACATggatatgtgtgtgcgtgtgtgtgtgtgtgtgtgtgtgtgtgtctgaaggGGGGATTTGGTGCAGTCCCAACAGTAATGGTGCAGCGAAAAAACATTCACTCCTGAGCAGCTCTCGCTGCAGTGTGGCTTCTTATGTAAAAGCCTTATGTAACACCATAACCCTCTGATATCATCCCTACACAAGAGAAAACTGCtggaatgtgtgtatgtttgtgtgtttatgtgaacaGAGCTATTAACTTAACTGCAATGATCTAAAGAATTAGTTAGCATTAGCCACGACTGGCCTGTAAATAGGTCAAGTGGATTTACcctttaaaatgagtttttatttctctgtgtgtgtatagtagCAGAAAATTAGCCTTTACTGCCGTATGCATAAGCAGAGCTGactgagtgtgtatgtgtgactaATGGTTGGATGGCCTAGTTTCCAAAGACCCGATTctgtgaatgagagagagaacaggGTCAAAGGGAGAGAAACAtggtttatttacaaaaacactggTGTTACTATGCTACAGTGATGTAAAACCATGGTACTATGGCATACcacattttacaataatgtaCCATTTTAACTGTTGTTTGTGCTGTAATGAATAACATGGTGTGGTGGAAtgcccccccaaaaaagtaTTGTAAACATTGACAGCACGTCTACAATCAGCTACATACCCGCGTTTGGAACATGATGTGTTGGTGTATCACTGCTCAGTAAGACAGTTAGCATGTGGCTGACGGAAGGGGGTGGCTTAACCTGATGATCCCTGAGCTCATATTCTCATTAGCTCTCATCGCACCTGGGAGCCGGATGGGATACCCCAGGGCTCTATCCTCGGTTTGACAACCGCAGGGGCTTAGAGGGCCTGTTTAATAAGCTCAGAATCTGTTCCAAAACTAGGGCCAGAGGCAGAATCATTAGTGTGGCAATTCAGCAACCATGCTCATGGTATATCAGTGTTTAGAAGTCTCTTACGCTCACAGAtttgttgcaatttaaaaaaacctttactaATCATTCagagatcattctaatatgctcaactggtgtttaagaaacatttcgCATTATTGTCAATGTTCACAACAATTGTgctactttatatttttgtgcaaaccattcttttttttataacttattTACTATTATGTAATGAAATATCTGTGAATTACTGTACATGTGTTTTTTGTCCACATAACAGTGTAGTTACGACATCTCCTTGTTCCATGTGCTTGTATCCTGTATCCTGTGGCTTTTGTTTTGTATGTGCTAGTGTGAGAGAGgggcagaagagagagaggaagtgaagaCAAAAAACTGTTATGAAGTGAGTACAAGCAAGGGGTCTATTTAGAAGGGGCTTTGCTTGGGTGGAATTGTATTGAATTTGATTACAGTGAACAGAGAGAAGATACATAAGAGCACATTTATACAAACAagtgagagaggaggagagaaagagtGCTGTATTTCAAGACTGAGTGGGGGATTGTCTGATGTGAACCCGAAATGTCAAAGGCTCTAAGTGGTGAAAAAAGCCATCTGACGACACTACATTTGTGGGATGCTATGAtcctaaaaactaaataattcagaaatataCAATGTAGCAACACAGGACAACGCTAGAAAGCTCGAGTTAAAAGTCCATGGACGGTCTCGCTCATGCCCCTCTTTTCTCAGAAACACTTTCCTTCATCTCCAGGGGAAACTGGAAGCGGCTGCTTAAAACTTTTCAAGGGTTTGCCTGTTATCCTAGACTGAACTTTTGTTTTGTACTTGGAAGTGCTTTCAGTGAAATGCTCCCCTGCTTTTCTTGTTTGACTGCTTTTAGTAGACTGATAACCTGATACGGAGTAAACGTAGACATAATATCTTTCGCTTTCTctgtttcctctctttctccctttttCCGTTCTGTTTCCTCGCTAAAAGTCTGTCTCCCATAGAGGAAACTCCTTATTTTCAAGTGGTTACTTCCAAAGAATATTATTAGTATCtttaatgactttaaaaaaagtgttagtCTAAATGCTGTAGCTGAAATCGCTCATTCAAATTTGGCCCGCCTATCAAGTCAAGCTTAAACTGATATGCTCAGcctcatgttaaaaaaaaaacaaaaacacaaaatgattataaatgcactaaatctgctcatttgcatacaatataaatgcattgtgaTCAGTGGATGTTGAGATGAAACCTGGTACACTTTCtggaatttttatatatatatatatatatatatatatatatatatatatatataaaaattctaaataaaaaggCACCACTTAATAAACACGtctaaaacaatcaaacaaacgTGTTTTGTTATCTATTGGTCATGTCGTGGTCAGCAAAGATCACCCTCTCAGTAAAGGTCAGTTGATGCTCTGGACCACCAGGAAGAGACAAGAAGAAGAAAGTACGATTTGTTGGTTTGGCCGCATCACTGCATACACACTAGGATTGCGTGATGAgaaatctgtgtttgtgtgaatatgaaattatatcACAGGGGGTTTGGCCATTCAAAATCTGCACCCTTCATTTCACACGCTTGCCCTACTACACAAATCTCCATGGCAACCTCAGTAGGTCATCCAATGAGAGGTGGAGGTGGGGTCGGGGGGTTTGCGCGGCTGACGGAGAGTTTTGAGGACACTGATTGGAGTGAGAATGGTGCAATGTGAGTTtgtgcaaattcacacacacttGGGAGTCTCAGATCTCATTTCTCACACTCGCACTCTTTCATTTGCTGCTACCTCGAGAGAATATCACACCCTTTGGTTACACTTTAGTTTCGTGCTTTGAAAACAATACTTTGGTTGAGTGTGTTATTCATGTTTCTTCATGTGTACGCCAACTCCGAGAATCTCTACCCAACGGATGATGTCACTTCCTTACAGCCGTATTTTCTTCCCAAGATTCCATAAGcatcaataataaatacacatcaAAAACTTTACATGTATAATTTATCCTATCTGAGACTCCATCTCTAAAACAAGAGGAACAAAGTGACATTTTTCAACGAGTTTGCAAGTGAAAAGTGGTGTGAATTATGGCTTGTCTGTTGTGTGAGACGCTAATATACACCACAGTCAGTAAAGCACAGTCTGAACTCAAGCATGAAgttgaggaggaggaggataataaaaaaaaaaaaaaaaaaatccatctgaTCAATATGCTATCAATTAGCCTCATCTGCCCTGTCAACTTAACGTTGTTAAATCCTTTGttctggaaagagagagaaagggcaGGAAATTATGAGGAGAAAGGGCAAACAATTAATCTCTAACCTATTTGTGCTGAACTGTCACTTTACAGGCACCATCACAGACATTAATGTGATGTTCTTTTGACAAAATAACCCTCCGTAGTGTCACTGATGGATCGCTGTCATGGGTCATTGAATATAAATGAACCATGGTACAGTAATTCAGTCATGATTGGTCAGCATTGTGTTCCCTATCACTGCCACTTACATGGAGGCTCAAGGTCACATGATCTCAAGAAACAAAAGTGACAAGGAATCATAAATCTATTGCCTATTCTTATGTTCATacagtctatatatatacacattcttctttaatgaaaaaaaacaagatttacaCTTATAACAGCTAGGCCtattgttcattatttaatgaaaaggatgaatgtttatataaataaatatatatatatatatatatatatatatatatatatatatatatatatatatatatatatatatatatattgctccACAAGATCTGAGGTTTAACAAACatcataattataaattatattataaaaggta from Puntigrus tetrazona isolate hp1 chromosome 24, ASM1883169v1, whole genome shotgun sequence includes:
- the amer2 gene encoding APC membrane recruitment protein 2, whose protein sequence is MEVQNECSEPPPCDPQPPGKLNKAAFKLFGKRKSGSSMPSIFSVKNKGESTGKATGKTLELVRSKTHDGLITDSPSELDGHRKEESASSDQLHAGTPDGVSAAPLRSSISKSFSFFSLLRRSSSRTADGTTTVGRRGRGLKGLFSSMRWRRKPQVQEDSLEVAKEVKEGDLILSSSSGSVKMEKDMTLTLEPLPQVFEETPIPGEAEKWKAPSMQELQGTNELECSECGPSLSQQHTVTEESPAPSPSPIRAQTEGLQHDKHSSSTHLSSIPTCALTPPMEHSTADPQSEQSVDRLCSMFTDVTSLKSFDSLTGCGDIIADPEEDSGNGGSATSSGTGSSSGGCMGRRLSGAGTNSERCSPAKPPLPPQVSSLTSIHASCYMPAHQRPRAAPKKPQGSGVVAYMGGGEEMASPEGVDDADMQGLWHMLPQKGEDSPALRRTEPVLHHAPNRLEKRPPQVKALGLSKIPVSGGSKMGKQQPSRPSPPPVDKELQDAPPSDEGYWDSPTPGPEDEDSTFLRREGLLRDSCSGDALYDLYDPDSPSAAGSDDDVSSPTKSAGDLKMNLPSPKCSSSATSSFRSMKGSTSLPRDSKIPISVRQTPPSHSSSQGALSSNLSPTSTTPPKKTDAPQRTRIPVSKVPVRRSGNKSTPTTQSRK